One region of Gemmatimonadaceae bacterium genomic DNA includes:
- a CDS encoding adenylate kinase: protein MIIVLFGKPGAGKGTQAPLLSKKLGVPTLATGDVLRGAVRAGTRLGLEAKAFMDRGDLVPDSVILGIVGEELKHPEYERGVILDGVVRTVPQAEGLNAMLKTLGRGVDAVLVFDIDNDEIVNRLSTRTVCERCQTPYTGRQPGSPCDKNDGGKLVRRRDDEPDAIRTRLRVYEEQTAPVLDWYKKNDGKIVVVGAVGEVGAITARALEALGK, encoded by the coding sequence ATGATCATCGTCCTCTTCGGAAAGCCAGGCGCTGGGAAGGGAACGCAGGCTCCGTTGCTCTCCAAGAAGCTCGGTGTGCCGACGCTCGCGACGGGTGACGTTCTGCGAGGGGCGGTGCGGGCGGGGACTCGGCTCGGACTCGAGGCGAAGGCGTTCATGGATCGCGGCGACCTCGTGCCGGACTCGGTGATCCTCGGCATCGTCGGCGAGGAGCTGAAGCATCCGGAGTACGAGCGCGGCGTGATCCTGGACGGCGTGGTGCGCACCGTGCCGCAAGCCGAGGGGCTGAACGCGATGCTGAAGACGCTCGGGCGCGGCGTCGACGCCGTGCTCGTCTTCGACATCGACAACGACGAGATCGTGAATCGTCTGAGCACTCGCACCGTGTGCGAGAGGTGCCAGACGCCGTACACAGGACGGCAGCCCGGCTCTCCGTGCGACAAGAACGACGGCGGCAAGCTCGTGCGCCGCAGGGATGACGAGCCGGACGCGATCCGGACGCGGCTCCGCGTCTATGAAGAACAGACGGCGCCCGTGCTCGACTGGTACAAGAAGAACGACGGCAAGATCGTGGTGGTCGGCGCGGTGGGTGAAGTCGGCGCGATCACGGCACGGGCACTGGAGGCGCTGGGCAAGTGA
- a CDS encoding lipase maturation factor family protein, producing MISASALFGGSTSDYWITRLLLQRGLAGIYLIAFIVAVNQFRPLLGAHGLTPTPFFVQNARFIESPSVFFWHYSDRFAMALSWSGVVFALFALSGLSERFGTPVSVAVWGWMWIAYLSINNVGQIWYGFGWEALLLECGFLAMFLGARDTAPPTVVIWMFRWVLFRLMFGAGMIKLRGDSCWRDLTCLVYHYETQPLPNPVSWYLAKSPVWLSKLGVLFNHFAELAAPFGYLIPIANVRRVAGVVTVLFQGSIIISGNLSWLNWLTIVVSMSCFDDAMLSKILSRPAVLQPLATPHQIAVGALTVLVALLSVRPLLNLFSSEQLMNASFEPLHLVNTYGAFGGISRKRYEVILEGSADSVVTPASEWKEYQFKAKPGDVRRSLPLVAPYHLRLDWLMWFIPLSPGMTGTWFPGLVARLLQNDAPTLALMAGNPFPNAPPKWIRATMYEYRFTTFDERLASRNVWARTLVGELMHPVSLQTPGFISSLEASGWVR from the coding sequence ATGATCTCGGCGTCGGCGCTCTTCGGCGGCTCGACGAGCGACTACTGGATCACGCGCCTCCTGCTGCAGCGCGGCCTGGCCGGGATCTACCTCATCGCGTTCATCGTCGCGGTCAACCAATTCCGTCCGCTCCTCGGCGCGCACGGCCTCACCCCGACGCCGTTCTTCGTGCAGAACGCGCGGTTCATCGAGTCGCCGAGCGTGTTCTTCTGGCACTACTCGGACCGATTCGCGATGGCGCTGTCGTGGTCGGGCGTCGTGTTCGCGTTGTTCGCGTTGAGCGGTCTGTCGGAGCGATTCGGCACGCCGGTGAGCGTGGCGGTCTGGGGCTGGATGTGGATCGCCTATCTGTCGATCAACAACGTCGGACAGATCTGGTACGGATTCGGCTGGGAGGCGCTGCTGCTCGAGTGCGGTTTCCTCGCGATGTTCCTCGGCGCGCGCGACACGGCGCCTCCGACGGTCGTCATCTGGATGTTTCGGTGGGTGCTTTTCCGCCTCATGTTCGGCGCCGGAATGATCAAGCTACGCGGCGACTCCTGCTGGCGGGACCTCACCTGTCTCGTTTACCACTACGAGACGCAGCCGCTGCCGAATCCGGTGAGCTGGTATCTGGCCAAATCGCCGGTCTGGCTCAGCAAGCTCGGCGTGCTGTTCAACCACTTCGCCGAGCTGGCGGCGCCGTTCGGCTATCTCATCCCGATCGCGAACGTGCGACGCGTCGCCGGCGTCGTCACGGTGCTCTTTCAGGGCTCGATCATCATCAGCGGCAACCTGTCGTGGCTGAACTGGCTCACGATCGTGGTCTCGATGTCGTGCTTCGACGACGCGATGCTATCGAAGATTCTTTCGCGACCGGCGGTGCTCCAGCCGCTCGCCACGCCGCACCAGATCGCCGTCGGCGCGCTGACGGTGCTCGTCGCGCTGCTCAGCGTTCGCCCGCTGCTCAATCTTTTCTCGAGCGAGCAGCTCATGAACGCGAGCTTCGAGCCGCTGCATCTCGTCAACACCTACGGCGCGTTCGGCGGCATCTCGCGCAAGCGCTACGAGGTAATTCTCGAGGGCAGTGCCGACAGCGTCGTGACGCCCGCCTCGGAATGGAAGGAGTATCAGTTCAAGGCGAAACCGGGCGACGTCCGGCGTTCGCTGCCGCTGGTCGCGCCATACCACCTGCGTCTCGACTGGCTGATGTGGTTCATCCCACTGAGCCCGGGAATGACCGGGACGTGGTTCCCGGGACTCGTCGCGCGGCTTCTGCAAAACGACGCACCGACGCTTGCACTCATGGCCGGAAATCCATTCCCGAATGCGCCGCCGAAATGGATTCGCGCGACGATGTACGAGTATCGATTCACGACCTTCGACGAGCGCCTCGCGAGCCGCAACGTGTGGGCCCGCACCCTGGTCGGAGAGTTGATGCACCCCGTGTCGCTGCAAACACCAGGCTTTATCAGTTCACTCGAAGCGTCCGGCTGGGTCAGGTAA
- the map gene encoding type I methionyl aminopeptidase, with product MIQLKSAREVDLMAQGGKILAATIETLRGAVRPGISTGELDTIAEEFIRSHDGAVPAFKGLYGFPGSICASLNNEIVHGIPSPKRILKDGDIVSLDVGVGYKGYFTDSATTVAVGSISGEAQRLLEVTQRALAAGIDAAVVGNHIGDIGAAVQGVVEASGFTVVRDLVGHGIGVEFHEEPQVPNYGKPKRRERLSPGLTVAIEPMVNVGGPATKTLADRWTIVTLDGSLSAHFEHTVAITEDGPRVLTR from the coding sequence GTGATCCAGCTCAAGTCGGCGCGCGAAGTCGATTTGATGGCGCAGGGAGGGAAGATTCTCGCCGCGACCATCGAGACGCTGCGCGGCGCGGTGCGCCCGGGAATCTCCACCGGCGAGCTCGATACGATCGCCGAAGAGTTCATCCGTAGCCATGACGGCGCGGTGCCGGCGTTCAAGGGCCTGTACGGATTTCCCGGCAGCATTTGCGCGTCGCTGAACAACGAGATCGTGCACGGCATTCCGTCGCCCAAGCGCATCCTCAAGGACGGCGACATCGTATCGCTCGACGTCGGCGTCGGGTACAAGGGGTATTTCACCGACAGCGCGACGACCGTTGCCGTCGGCAGCATCTCGGGGGAAGCACAGCGTCTGCTCGAGGTCACGCAGCGCGCCCTGGCCGCGGGAATCGACGCGGCGGTGGTCGGCAATCACATCGGCGACATCGGCGCCGCCGTGCAGGGTGTCGTCGAGGCGTCGGGATTCACCGTGGTGCGCGATCTGGTTGGACACGGGATCGGCGTCGAGTTCCACGAGGAGCCGCAGGTGCCCAACTACGGCAAGCCGAAGCGGCGCGAACGTCTGTCACCGGGACTCACCGTCGCGATCGAGCCGATGGTCAACGTTGGCGGACCGGCTACCAAAACGCTCGCGGATCGTTGGACGATCGTGACGCTCGACGGCTCGTTGTCCGCGCACTTCGAGCACACCGTCGCGATCACGGAAGATGGGCCGAGGGTGTTGACGAGGTAG
- the secY gene encoding preprotein translocase subunit SecY codes for MAQSNAAASAVQNLFRTPELKDKILFTLLCLLVYRIGAHVTAPGINPQAISDFIDSQKNGGGLLGLYNLFTGGQLARATVFALGIMPYISASIFQQIAQAVVPQVDKMSKDEEGRKRLNQWSRYATVALAAVQAWGFAIFAEGIQGAVANPGFKFRVLMTFFLTVGAIFVMWLGEQITERGIGNGASLMIFFSIVERIWPSIFSAFGYVSTGVIGAFSLVVLIIIMAAVVAAVVAVTMAARKVLIQIPQRTMQKGRMREASRSFIPLRVNASGVMPIVFAQSVIVVPGAVAQFMGSPRLRDFADYLAPGTTMYYILSAILILFFTYFYTSIIFNPIDVAENLKKQGGFVPGVKPGAKTAEYIDDVVSKITLPGALFLTAVALLPIWISTAMNVPFNFGGTSLLIVVGVALDTITQMNQHLLLRKYDGFMKKGRIKFRGRQGAPGGY; via the coding sequence GAATCTGTTCCGCACGCCGGAGCTGAAAGACAAGATCCTCTTCACGCTGCTCTGCCTGCTGGTGTATCGCATCGGCGCGCACGTGACGGCGCCGGGCATCAACCCGCAAGCGATCTCCGACTTCATCGACTCGCAGAAGAACGGCGGCGGGTTGCTCGGGTTGTACAACCTGTTCACCGGCGGCCAGCTCGCGCGGGCGACGGTGTTCGCGCTCGGGATCATGCCGTACATCTCGGCCAGCATCTTCCAGCAAATCGCGCAGGCCGTGGTGCCGCAGGTCGACAAGATGTCGAAGGACGAGGAAGGGCGGAAACGGCTGAACCAATGGTCGCGCTACGCGACGGTGGCGCTCGCCGCCGTGCAGGCGTGGGGCTTCGCGATCTTCGCCGAAGGCATTCAGGGCGCGGTGGCGAACCCCGGCTTCAAGTTCCGCGTCCTGATGACGTTCTTCCTCACGGTCGGCGCGATCTTCGTCATGTGGCTGGGCGAGCAGATCACCGAACGGGGCATCGGAAACGGCGCGAGCTTGATGATCTTCTTCTCGATCGTCGAGCGGATTTGGCCGAGCATTTTCTCGGCGTTCGGCTACGTGAGCACGGGCGTCATCGGCGCCTTTTCGCTCGTCGTGCTGATCATCATCATGGCGGCGGTCGTCGCGGCGGTGGTCGCGGTGACGATGGCGGCGCGCAAGGTGCTGATCCAGATACCGCAGCGCACGATGCAGAAGGGGCGCATGCGCGAGGCGAGTCGGAGTTTCATTCCGCTGCGCGTCAACGCGTCGGGTGTCATGCCGATCGTCTTCGCGCAGTCGGTGATCGTCGTGCCGGGCGCGGTCGCGCAGTTCATGGGAAGCCCGCGGCTCCGCGACTTCGCGGACTACCTCGCTCCGGGCACGACCATGTACTACATCCTGTCGGCGATCCTCATCCTGTTTTTCACGTACTTCTATACGTCGATCATCTTCAACCCGATCGACGTCGCCGAGAATCTGAAGAAGCAGGGCGGATTCGTGCCGGGCGTGAAGCCCGGTGCCAAGACAGCCGAGTACATCGATGACGTCGTCTCGAAGATCACGCTTCCCGGCGCGCTCTTCCTGACCGCGGTCGCTCTTTTGCCGATCTGGATTTCGACGGCGATGAACGTGCCGTTCAACTTCGGCGGCACCTCCCTCCTCATCGTCGTCGGCGTCGCGCTCGACACGATCACGCAGATGAACCAGCATCTTCTCCTGAGGAAGTACGACGGCTTCATGAAGAAGGGCCGGATCAAATTCCGCGGCCGCCAGGGAGCGCCCGGCGGGTACTAG
- a CDS encoding GxxExxY protein yields MSRHAGPLYRPACLNRFTAETPRTQRSAEETLKDWNDISGAIVDAAIQVHSALGPGLLESTYTTCLAYELQQRGLAVQTQAPLPVVYKHITMPVGHRVDLIVEDAVIVELKTVASLLPIHRARLLTYLRLSGRRLGLLLNSHVPRMRDGIKRLVNRL; encoded by the coding sequence GTGTCGCGCCACGCTGGGCCACTCTATCGGCCGGCTTGCTTGAACCGCTTTACCGCAGAGACGCCGAGGACGCAGAGGAGCGCGGAGGAAACCTTGAAAGACTGGAATGACATAAGCGGGGCAATTGTCGATGCGGCGATCCAGGTGCACTCGGCATTGGGTCCGGGATTGCTCGAGAGCACATACACAACGTGCCTGGCGTATGAACTTCAACAACGTGGACTCGCCGTGCAAACACAAGCGCCACTGCCCGTGGTGTACAAGCACATCACCATGCCGGTCGGGCATCGAGTCGATCTCATCGTTGAAGACGCCGTCATTGTTGAATTGAAGACGGTCGCGTCCCTGCTCCCGATTCACAGAGCCCGGCTTTTGACGTACCTGCGACTGAGCGGTCGCCGCCTAGGCCTGCTCCTCAACTCTCACGTCCCTCGCATGCGCGACGGCATCAAGCGTTTGGTGAACCGCCTCTGA